The following nucleotide sequence is from Zea mays cultivar B73 chromosome 1, Zm-B73-REFERENCE-NAM-5.0, whole genome shotgun sequence.
cggtcttggatcctttgacattagaaacaagcaccttagaTACCTAGATACAAGTATTTTGACTCTTGGGCCTGTCCCcagcatatttggcaactaccttgcctgatttattAGTTAGCACAAAAGATGTATCAAACGTCTTAAAATACAACTTAGGCTCATGATATGCATCAACTATCTTTTTCTTAGACATTTTATCAGTTTTAGTACAAGAAATGGAatacctagagctagatgcctcattcttgtaaATATAAGTATGATGAGcaacagaatgagatttcctagcatgaattattCTAATCTTGTGAGCATGATAGTTCTCAGGGTATAAAATGGAACCTTCCTTATCTTGCACCATATGAGCCTTGCCCTTCACAAATTGTGGAATATTGTTTCCATGGGCATTAAGTTTAGTGTCGTCTTGGCTCCCAggttggaagccaataccatcctaaATGCAGGGTGTGTCCCACTATACAACAtgatacgagcaaatttaaatttctcatttcaagttcatgttcggtaattttagcatccaacttagctatgtgatcattttgttctttaattaaagcaaggtgatcactaatagcatcaacatcaatatctctacatctagtacaaatagtaacatgctcaacgctaGATGCAAGGACATggcaagtgttggggacttgttctcaaatgctatgagttaagaacaaggcaacacagaaatattaaatgttattgcccttcgtccttcgaaatattatttcccttagaatataatgatcttcagacgaaggtcatgaaggacataccttcattatcacAGTATAAGTTGATAAAAGGGAAACATATGAAAttataagagataacatgaataattatatgacataATCAATTCGTTCTCattttattattatgaagaaatagaaatgatatggaattacaaaagtaccttcggcttgagagaagataaaagtacaagagtgacgcacgagcaaatactggtcatcgtgaacagtacgagggtactgttcatctatttataggcacaggacgcagcctgtgagaaattacattcatgcccttcacatttattattgacttatatacaaatctatgaggactagataacttttcccctttaagtcggttcctttttctgcgattgagtcgaagcttccttgctgtagcttcggagcaatggcaaccttcgtcacgatcatgctcttctcatcgtatatgcttttattctaagtccgaaggtacctgttcataagccatgcttggaagacattgttaaattacgtttttgaggaccttcggaggacgaaggcccccaacagtaccccctcgcagtattaatttattTAGGATAACGAATTAAAACtgcgacatggatgaaggccttaagccgaaggtctgaaaaaacaccttctctttgctagaattgcaatagtcaatgacagacgggaccctccaatttggagcgcgccgagcgtataaataagaactcaccctgaccacatttggtacgctgtttgtgccacttgctttgtttgctcaattttatagctcttgctcaccaacgcttgcttagttttTCAAGTTTCCTGAGCTTCGGTTAAAGAGACACGTTTTCGTCATTGCTGAaggaaaaatgtctcaagacaagaaggttattgctgagacgaagctaaccgaagaggagaagctctttgaacaTAAGAAGGTGGtgaatccttatatagctgggtttttagaatcaatggcaaaatcaaataaaGAGAAGATAACAAAAGAGATATTGGAGGGCCTGTCTggagacactggtgacagtgacagctatgatgcagaaagtgggggtgaagattccgaagatcgatcgtggaggccaagccatacAAATTTCGGAAAGTCGACaattaaacaaagtcatcttgacaatatgaggggaaggtactttcgagatatgtctattgtgagagtcgGTGGAGACAACAACATCCCTGCCCCTGTggaagacgaagttgtgatttaccgaagtttcttcaaggctgggcttcggttttcattgagcaggtttgtagttgaagtgttaaaaaccttccaaattttccttcatcaactgacccccgaagctatattgaggatgggagtctttgTCTGGGCGGCAAGGAGCCAAGGTATGacccaagcgcaaaatgcttctgtagtatgcatgaacttatgtatgaaacgaaggccacgagaaaagaacagtatcacaacaactttggttgttatggatttattgcccgtcccaactcaagctacccagtgccagcattttggaaaagatggccaggaaattggatggaagaatggttttatgtgaagaatgatttggtggcgagggaggatgttaaggaggttattatgcgccctatttggtcccgcttcggcctccgaaggtcgaaggttgagattgacgaagccgccgaagcatgccaaaaggcttttggtactgtctgcttttttattggtacaagggatttaatccaagagcatatagccttcagagtatggccgcttgtagagaactgggaaatgcGGAAAGAAACTGTCAccgagtctagcgaaggtgacctggttcgactgaaatacaccttcagatacggagataaattcgatgaaccaaacgatggctggctaaaatgcatcgaagctaccagtgatgaactgcttggatcatactccaaggcggaagataatgcattatccacagccttcggagTCGGGGAAGAAAGatattgaatagagtttttgacgctattggctttgtctaccccgactaccgttatccactgCGAGGtcagggaaagaagaggaaaactgctgcttcggccactccagTCGATCCTGCGCCGAAGGACAAAAAGTTGAAGGTTCTTACCCATCGGCcacactatattgaaccggccgtggtgcctgagtttgacggggagacttcttcagctgctgaactaGAAGAGCTCATTCCTCCTACGCAGAAAGCTGAAAACCTAGTTACAATGCCGAAGGAAGCTTCGGTTGAACATGCTGAGTCGAAGACCGAGGAAAATAAAGCTAAAAAACCAAATATTGAAGAAACAAAAACGCTAGAAATTATAAGCCCTTCATCggaagtaacagtgccgaaggcacaaaaaggttccGCCGCAACTCCTAAAAGGAGAAGGATGGCGAATGTACTGGATGTGTTAGAAACAGTAAAGGCTTTAAGCTCTACTCCTTCAGGGAAAATCGGTGAAGCTTCAAAAGTGCaaaccgaagctgaaacaaagccgGCCGAAATTGAAGCTACAATAATCCAAGCTgatactgaagctgggccttcagagcccgctaagaaaaaaccttcggaaattgaagagaaagcagcagaggaagaggctatagagcagactttgcctgaaaaagttgccactcctgctcccgaagctttaaaagaaagtattgaatatatcatccggcatgcttcgggaaaaagactctctaaagaagaagaacgagaagctcaacactatgcctaaaaactgaaatatccgaacgaggcattagtgttcaatggcagcggggaggaagattttttgtactgtcttccggatagcaaagagatatctgtttgtcgggagatgggtagaagcttcaGATTTCCAACgttagaagatggcctctcagtactgtcgaaggatgaattggctaacagtttagcatataatagcataaaggtatgaaaatcaattttgtatttgaaaacgaattacttcatttgtttatacttaatgctGTACTCCTCTTGcacggcttgatccttagcaatgccctcagagcacagaaaaacatcgaagatgaagggtgtacaatggctctgaacaaccttcgttcagaggtgattgaactaaggaacgaaggtcttgagaaagacaaaatattaatttcgttggtaaacaaaataaaagaagacgaagctaattccaaagttcaagctgaggcccagaaaaatgaaatcgaagaccttcggaaacaactggctgaGGCCAAAGTAAAGTGTGCTGTCgctgaagctgatcgagatgccagcgaatattggaagaattatttagaaaaaacagttgcagagcttcgcgcatccaaggaaagatgttttgaaaaatctgtggagtgcgtgaagaaaataaagactagcttcgccaatgtgggcgcttattcaaacgaagacaactACATACAAGGCGATcctgagggtgttatcgagtggatcaacagagaagccgaagcttttgaggaaattctgagtgatcgtggggatgtctgtGCGTTTTCTGGTGCGAGAAGagtttcagctatcttggagaaggcggtttgtaatcatgttaaaaccctagctcaggccgaagctgccttctccgtggaagacacgaaggatccctcggccgaagcaagtttattgggcggcaaatttttcactgatatttgggaaaatagcgaccgagaaatggcccatgaaataatgaagaagagcgaaaaagatatccaCTACTCTCGAGAAGCAGCAAAGAAAGatgagaaagctgcagaacttgaGAGACGAATAGGTATTGTTTAATGGCTTGCATCTTCGCGGTTTGTTTTCATGGcttcgaactgattgattttttATATCGCGGCTGAGCTacctcctccaccggagccgttcgaccccctggccgaTCCGGAGACAAAGAAAGCGATAGAAATCATTAATATGACCGAAGctattgtcgacgaagttgttaccaaactgcttaacgaagctgcagaaaaagttctaAAGGAAGAgtagtagttattgtaaaaacatttctaggatattgatgtaacatttgctgaactaagtctgtaatatttgatgtttataattttgaatctaatatgtaagttgtttgtaattcaattctttgtgatgcatgaaattttatgtacataccgtttttgagccttcggcgaaaaaacacattcccttcttttcatgcttcgtaaagaagagtttttatgccttGCAAGAACATCCACacttcgtaaaaacatcaatgATTCGTAAATAATAGATCCCTTcttccacatcagaactgatgaagctgtaattctcagcttactttgtgccttagcaccttttcatttttgtaaagcattctccgaagatcagctttgtttccaattcatgtcattggtgtgatatgatgtatgatgtgatgctatgcgatatgatgcgatgatatgatgcaaagaatgatgctaatgccgaagacacatacccgcgctaaaacacaacctctgcgtccccttaggaacgatcaaaatctctttgccgtttatttttcggcttcaccgcttatttttcggtgtaagttctgcatccccttaggaacgtcttttgaacttcttcgccttctatttcggcggttttcacgttgacttttcgcgcttcgccttatatttcggcggtatttggctctgcattccctttggaacgacttttgagcagaaaacttacgctgtgctcccttaggaacgactttttgtagcttcagcaaacttacgctgcgctccttaggaacgactttttgtaacttcggtgaaacttgcactgtgatttttagctctgcattcccttaggaacgacttttgagcttcagcaatttttgagcttcgtgagtCTATGGGAAAAATATATTTCAGtatgacaagaacgaagctattacaagaaataaaaaatgacaagaaaactaggtttacattgattgttccttattaaaaagaaaatgacaatgaatgtaaaaatgcttcagaggtaggatatctctcaatagatgtgttttgattctggcacagtactgttgactgtgcgagcttcggattcctccctgaaatctcgctgctgatgggtctgttggctcccttctggctgctgacctcatgaataggcaggttgtagtggtggcggaggtggaagctgtggccaaaaagcctgtggctgactagccgaagcaacagaagctgcaggatgattacccacatattctggtatgtagggtgagtgacacgaagcagtgtgcaggacctgcttcggttgattttgccgggcttcggcttctgcgatctccttctgcttttgaatggtgatttggcacattcttgtagtatggcccttgtcttcaccacaaaataggcagtagatctttcttggctgatccccatatctttctCCGAAGcctctggcgcctctgcctcttggagctggcggtcggaaagagctttgttgctgccccgaagattgtgaagtatactgtggcctctgcagctgacttcctctgtcatcactctgagtgaagttgtgaattgacctgacatgcctcggatggattcttcctccgaagcccctggtcatcttagagaacctgtaagcttcctcccttctttagcgaaagtcattgtcagcccggatgtactcatccatcttttgaagtagcttctccagagtctgtggaggctttctagcgaaatactgggcagtaggtcctggacgaacactacaagaaactgataaatgttcgtgggtaaaattaaaaacgtgggtacccacgttcttacttgagttaagttcatgggttatgttaagaacgtgggtacccacgttcttaagttaagttcgtggGTCCTGaataaaaccgtcgaacttaacgagttaggaacgtgggtacccacgttcttaagttcgTCGGGTTTGTGGACACCATCGAACTTAATCCTGAAAAAACCTAGATCCAAAAATCCCACGCGCGCGCGGCTCTCTCTCACCCTATCTCATCCCGCCCACACACACGCTCCTCTGTCCTCTCTCACCAGCGCCAGGCcgtgccgccgccgcgccgcctcgAGCTCTAAGCAGGCGCAGGCCTCGTCCGCCGCGCGCGGCTCACCTTCGAGGCGCTCCGCAGCAGGTACCAGCGCCAGGAGACCTCCGCCGGCGTCCGCAACCGCCATGACCTCCGCGCCTCCAGCCAGATGCTCTCCGCCGGCCACTGGCTCCACCGCGAGGTCCGCCTCGTCGACGACATCCCCGGCGTCCTCGTCGGCGACGCCTTCTACTACCGCACCGAGATCTGCATCGTCGGCCTCCACACCGCGCCTCAGGCCGACATCGGCTACATCCCCCGTAGACTCCTCGACGTGGGCCAGTCCATCGCCACGAGCATCGTCTCCTGCGGAGGgtacctcgacgacgaggacaccgACGACGTCCTCGTCTATACAGGCAGCGACGCCCGCCAGTGCAACCGCGTGAACAACTCCGCCGACCAGACGCTCGAGCGTGGCAACCTCGCGCTCCACAACAGCTACCAGTATGGCATGGAGGTGTGCGTCATCCGGTGCCGCGACGTCGACCAAGGCCCCCACCGCAAGGTCTACGTCTACGACGGCCTCTACAGGGTCATTAGCTCCACTTTCGACCCCCTAATGTGTTCCTTCAGTTTGTGTTGCGGGGCAATGAGGACGAATCGTTCCCTCACCTGATGGTTTTTGCCATGGAGACCATCCCACCCATGCGTGAGCTGAGCATCGATTATGGAATTgatgaggagttgagtgcaagctGATGCTGGTTCTGAGGCAACAGTGTAGCGATGGCTTACTGGACTTTTTAGATGGCAGTGTAGGCGAGGAATTTTTTGGGGATAACCATACATGATACCTTGGTTTAGTTTTGCGCTAGTTTGCACCTTCAAAATAGTTAGTTCTAGCTCTGAGAGTATCAAAAGGTGCTCACATTTCTGTTGTTGCCACTAATCCTTGCTTCAGTTATAGGGCTTACCTGCAAAAGGCATGTTGTTCTTTTACTAGTGTTGTGCTGGTATGATTAATGGCTGTCACAAAAAGACTGTTTAGCAACTGTGTATTGTGGATGTTTATGAACTAATCTTTTGCGGTAGTTACATGAATGAACAGCTGCTTTATATAGGGGTTTGTTTGCCTTGTGCAAAACCCTCAATCTGGACAATTCACATGCATATATTCCATCATTCTTTTATTGTCTTTTACAATGTCTTCAATTTTGTCATGCAATGCAGGTGAAATCTGTTTTCTTGGATGGCGTACCACCTCACTGGGATGAAGACAAAGTGAGAGAAATTTTCAGGAAATTTGGTGAAATTGATAGCATACAACTTGCTAGAAATATGTTCACGGCAGCACGAAAAGATTTTGGTTTCATTGGCTTTACAGCAAGACAGTCAGCTTTAGACTGCATTAAGATGGTCAATAAAGATGGTGTTGGTGAAGGTAGTGGAAAGGTAACCACTTTAGCGCCATTTATTTTCTGTGTTGCCATTTCTCACCGTTTGATCCATATATGTTTAATTACTATGTCTCAACTGAATTTATAGGTTCCCATAAAAGCTAGTTTACAAAGGCCAAGGCATGCTTTCAAGAAGTATTCCCGGCAAGGCTCAAGTTCCTTGCTAGGCGTCAGAAGAGGATTTGTAGATAAAAGTTCTAGTGGTAGAGGACACCACTCGGACAGATATAGGCATTTTAGTCCTGTAAGGCATTCGTATTCAGATAATCATTCTCGTCGTCACTCTATTGATGTTGAAGAGAGGCATACTTCTGTGCGAGGATACAGAGCTTACTATAGAAGAGACTCTCCAGTGCATGGTCGGTTTCTGAAGTATACAACCAAATTAACTTGTTTCCATCTTCCTTTCTATCTCTGCATGAATTAACTGTTATTTTGTATGTCTGATGTAGCTCCAAGCTATAAATATGGAAGGACACATCTAGAGACCAGAATTAGCGAAGAATATGCTGAGGGACGATACACTAGTAAATATCCAAAACACAGATACGCGATGCATGGAACCATGGAGCGAGATGCATACCGCAGGATCAAGTATGGACATTCATACCAGGAGAGGGCACATAGAACTTGCCCAGATTGTAAGTTGTGTGGTCAAAATTACAATTACCCCAATGGTGAGGAATTTTCTGCAATCAGCGGTTGTCAGGAGGCATACTACCAGACAGTAAGTGCAAAAGTTCGGTTGCTAGTATTTTGTTGCGATTGGCTTGATGTTTATTGTTGCTGCTTCTGTTTCTTATTAGGACCGTGA
It contains:
- the LOC109942137 gene encoding uncharacterized RNA-binding protein C25G10.01: MQVKSVFLDGVPPHWDEDKVREIFRKFGEIDSIQLARNMFTAARKDFGFIGFTARQSALDCIKMVNKDGVGEGSGKVPIKASLQRPRHAFKKYSRQGSSSLLGVRRGFVDKSSSGRGHHSDRYRHFSPVRHSYSDNHSRRHSIDVEERHTSVRGYRAYYRRDSPVHAPSYKYGRTHLETRISEEYAEGRYTSKYPKHRYAMHGTMERDAYRRIKYGHSYQERAHRTCPDCKLCGQNYNYPNGEEFSAISGCQEAYYQTDRDLIPSTSQVASHCEGSCCKVGINKR